The following are from one region of the Capsicum annuum cultivar UCD-10X-F1 chromosome 1, UCD10Xv1.1, whole genome shotgun sequence genome:
- the LOC107854302 gene encoding E3 ubiquitin-protein ligase CHFR isoform X1 has product MEKGESSTATLPQDEVWAKLIPTDSLYSEIELRLKETVICSEVKNSYSEKQEWCKITRNVDLDSAMMQNKSSKEILVDETVVQDEHAAVIKCGSEISLGPSDEGYVKYRFKIMSIEESRRYIQISLDVEYAKCCICLNIWHDVVTAAPCLHNFCNGCFSEWLRRSQERRSSVLCPHCRAVVHFVGRNHFLHNIEEDILLADPSLKRSSKDIVLLDSCASIKSPLVLSSRKRHRKRERSPADAADSWDHSCPQCDTEYGGYKCNENTVHLQCQACGGMMPFRLNVGVQQHCLGCDRAFCAAYWHSQGVNGSNLHPLCSPETFKPIAERAISRIPSLAHEKNHYEQNVTERCIRQMGKSLQDVVANWILKLDKREIDRTRMPLNHVEMITSRTPTCSECYDKLVSFLLYWFRITTIGHHLPSEDAQRQDCWYGYACRTQHHNQEHARKRNHVCRPTRGNHV; this is encoded by the exons AACTCA TACCGACAGACTCCCTCTATTCAGAAATTGAGTTAAGGCTGAAGGAGACAGTAATATGCAGTGAAGTGAAGAATTCTTATTCAGAAAAGCAAGAATGGTGTAAAATAACAAGGAATGTGGATCTAGATTCTGCCATGATGCAAAATAAGAG TTCCAAAGAAATTCTTGTTGATGAGACGGTTGTTCAGGATGAGCATGCTGCTGTAATTAAGTGTGGCAGTGAAATTTCGCTGGGTCCCAGTGATGAAG GTTATGTGAAATACCGATTCAAAATAATGTCTATTGAGGAATCCCGCAGATATATACAG ATTTCTCTCGATGTTGAGTATGCAAAATGCTGCATCTGCTTAAATATCTGGCATGATGTTGTCACAGCTGCTCCTTGCCTTCACAATTTTTG CAATGGATGCTTTTCAGAGTGGCTTAGGAGGTCTCAAGAGAGGCGTTCAAGTGTTTTATGTCCCCATTGCAGAGCAGTTGTACATTTTGTTGGAAGGAACCATTTTTTGCATAACATTGAAGAA GATATACTGCTAGCTGATCCTTCTTTAAAACGCTCGAGTAAAGATATTGTGCTGCTTGATTCCTGTGCATCAATAAAGTCACCGCTT GTCCTCAGCAGTAGAAAACGTCACCGGAAGAGGGAACGTTCTCCAGCAGATGCAGCAGATAGCTGGGACCATTCATGCCCTCAGTGTG ACACTGAATATGGAGGTTATAAGTGCAATGAAAACACAGTTCATCTTCAATGTCAAGCGTGTGGTGGGATGATGCCCTTTCGATTAAATGTTGGAGTGCAACAACACT GTTTGGGATGTGATCGAGCATTTTGTGCTGCTTATTGGCATTCTCAGGGTGTTAATGGAAGCAACTTACATCCACTCTGCAGTCCTGAAACGTTCAAGCCT ATTGCAGAACGTGCAATTTCTAGAATCCCCTCCTTGGCACATGAGAAGAATCATTATGAACAAAAT GTCACTGAAAGATGCATTAGACAGATGGGGAAGTCGTTACAGGATGTGGTAGCTAATTGGATTTTGAAGTTGGATAAGCGGGAGATAG ATCGCACAAGAATGCCTTTGAATCATGTAGAGATGATAACTTCTCGTACACCTACTTGTAG TGAGTGCTACGACAAGTTAGTCTCATTCCTTTTGTATTGGTTCAGAATTACAACTATAGGACAT CATTTACCTTCAGAGGATGCTCAGAGGCAAGACTGCTGGTATGGGTATGCTTGTCGCACACAGCACCATAACCAAGAACATGCTCGGAAGAGGAATCATGTCTGCCGGCCAACAAGGGGTAATCATGTGTAA
- the LOC107854302 gene encoding E3 ubiquitin-protein ligase CHFR isoform X2, whose translation MMQNKSSKEILVDETVVQDEHAAVIKCGSEISLGPSDEGYVKYRFKIMSIEESRRYIQISLDVEYAKCCICLNIWHDVVTAAPCLHNFCNGCFSEWLRRSQERRSSVLCPHCRAVVHFVGRNHFLHNIEEDILLADPSLKRSSKDIVLLDSCASIKSPLVLSSRKRHRKRERSPADAADSWDHSCPQCDTEYGGYKCNENTVHLQCQACGGMMPFRLNVGVQQHCLGCDRAFCAAYWHSQGVNGSNLHPLCSPETFKPIAERAISRIPSLAHEKNHYEQNVTERCIRQMGKSLQDVVANWILKLDKREIDRTRMPLNHVEMITSRTPTCSECYDKLVSFLLYWFRITTIGHHLPSEDAQRQDCWYGYACRTQHHNQEHARKRNHVCRPTRGNHV comes from the exons ATGATGCAAAATAAGAG TTCCAAAGAAATTCTTGTTGATGAGACGGTTGTTCAGGATGAGCATGCTGCTGTAATTAAGTGTGGCAGTGAAATTTCGCTGGGTCCCAGTGATGAAG GTTATGTGAAATACCGATTCAAAATAATGTCTATTGAGGAATCCCGCAGATATATACAG ATTTCTCTCGATGTTGAGTATGCAAAATGCTGCATCTGCTTAAATATCTGGCATGATGTTGTCACAGCTGCTCCTTGCCTTCACAATTTTTG CAATGGATGCTTTTCAGAGTGGCTTAGGAGGTCTCAAGAGAGGCGTTCAAGTGTTTTATGTCCCCATTGCAGAGCAGTTGTACATTTTGTTGGAAGGAACCATTTTTTGCATAACATTGAAGAA GATATACTGCTAGCTGATCCTTCTTTAAAACGCTCGAGTAAAGATATTGTGCTGCTTGATTCCTGTGCATCAATAAAGTCACCGCTT GTCCTCAGCAGTAGAAAACGTCACCGGAAGAGGGAACGTTCTCCAGCAGATGCAGCAGATAGCTGGGACCATTCATGCCCTCAGTGTG ACACTGAATATGGAGGTTATAAGTGCAATGAAAACACAGTTCATCTTCAATGTCAAGCGTGTGGTGGGATGATGCCCTTTCGATTAAATGTTGGAGTGCAACAACACT GTTTGGGATGTGATCGAGCATTTTGTGCTGCTTATTGGCATTCTCAGGGTGTTAATGGAAGCAACTTACATCCACTCTGCAGTCCTGAAACGTTCAAGCCT ATTGCAGAACGTGCAATTTCTAGAATCCCCTCCTTGGCACATGAGAAGAATCATTATGAACAAAAT GTCACTGAAAGATGCATTAGACAGATGGGGAAGTCGTTACAGGATGTGGTAGCTAATTGGATTTTGAAGTTGGATAAGCGGGAGATAG ATCGCACAAGAATGCCTTTGAATCATGTAGAGATGATAACTTCTCGTACACCTACTTGTAG TGAGTGCTACGACAAGTTAGTCTCATTCCTTTTGTATTGGTTCAGAATTACAACTATAGGACAT CATTTACCTTCAGAGGATGCTCAGAGGCAAGACTGCTGGTATGGGTATGCTTGTCGCACACAGCACCATAACCAAGAACATGCTCGGAAGAGGAATCATGTCTGCCGGCCAACAAGGGGTAATCATGTGTAA